One Eptesicus fuscus isolate TK198812 chromosome 13, DD_ASM_mEF_20220401, whole genome shotgun sequence genomic window, TAAAGTGAATAAGTGTAAGCCTTCCAACACGGTAGACAATATTGCAAGCTAAAAGGCATGTTTTCTGAAACTACAGTACCTGGTTGAAATTCTACATTACTACTTCCTTGTGCAACTTATTTAACCCCTCTGTCTTAGTTTACTAATTGATACAGTGATGATAATAAACACCTATCCCACTGCATAGTTTTGTGGACTAAAAAAGTAAATACGTGTAAAGTACCCAATAAACAGGCAAATACACAGTGATcactatttgaaaattaaatcatTATTACCATAATAAATCAAAAGAAACTTGGGAATAATCACTATTACTTAAGAACATTTAAACAGGGCatggaacaaataaaaattaaaacacacacctGTTTACATAAAATACATTGTCCAGTGTATTGAGAAGCTTTAAATTGTGACAATAATTAGCCTAGTCATCCCACATTTTAGGAGATTAAAATgttatcaataaatataaaatgtgaaataatatcaataataaataaaaattgttgctAACATTATTGAAAGCTTCCAATAAAGAGGCCATcctttatttctaaaagaaagaaaatataaatgtgcaGCATCAAATATCTCTGATGGAAGACACAGCTGAATGGAGAAATAGCATGTTGGGGACAAGGTTGCAAATATTGCTAATGCACTAGGACTTCATGAAACAGATTCTACCAACatgagtatatatatacatatacatacatatatatatatatatatacatacatatatatatatatatatatatatttcacttttcATAAATTTTCTTGTTTGGGAAGAAGAGACCCATCACTCGGTCACGAATCTGCTTGGTTTTGACACCATATACCAAGGGATTTACTGTAGGGGGTACCAGAAGGTACAAACTTGCAAAAATGATGTGGACACTTGGAGGTACCTTCCTGCCAATGCGGTGAGTTAGGAAGCTAAATAGCGCAGGTGTGTAGAAGGCAAGCATAGTGCAGACATGGGCAGCACAGGTGCCCAGTGCTTTAGAGCGAGCATTCTGGGAAGAGAGCTGAAAGACAGCCTGGAGGATTTTGATATAGGATATGGCTATGAGTCCTAGGTCCAATACCATCACTGAAAGGGCCACTGAGATTCCATATGCTCTGTTAATGAGAGTGTTGGCACTGGCCAACTTCACCACAGCCATGTGCTCACAGTACGTATGATTGATGACATTTTGGGTATAATATGGTAGCCTCTTAATGAGAAGAGGACAGGGCAAAACCATAAGAGTAGCTCGGGTCATGCTACCCAGACCCATTTTAATGACCATGGTTGTTGTCAGGATGGTTGTATAACGCAGTGGGATGCAAATAGCTACATACCGATCAAAGGCCATGGCAACTAGGAGGGCTGAATCAATTATACAAAATGTGTGAATGAAATACATTTGTGCTAGGCAGATATTAAAGTCAATCCCATGAGCTTCCAACCAGAAGATACCAAGCATCTTGGGGGCTACGGAAAAGGCAAGAGCCAAGTCATTCATTGCCAGCATGCAAAGGAAGAAATACATAGGCTGGTGGAGGCTAGGCTCTAGTTTGATGGTGAGAATGATTATGCTGTTCCCCAGCAGAGCCAGGACAAGCAGGAGGCAGACAGGGATGCCAAACCAGCAGTGAAAGTCTTCCAAACCGGGAATACCaaccaggaagaaagaagagatgtAGGCTTGTGTAGAATTATCTGTCATGCTAAAACTCAGTAACTTGCATGCTCACATACTCAGTAGCCAATTAATTCTTCAGTGGAAGAAAGCTGTGTAACAGTGATTCTTCTATGCCACAGAAGTAGAAAATCCAGACACAGGATTTAATAGTCTACCTGGAGGGCTGACTCCTCCTAAACCTCTGTCAGTAATCAGGTATACCACTTCGCCATTCTAAGTTTCAGCATCTTCACCTGCAAATGAGAAGACTGGGTTCACATCTTGCAGATAATTTTTCCTAAGTTTTGGAATTGTATTCAATTCTACCCTGtagtttttatttcctattaGAGGATCAGTTAGTAATATAAAAGCATCATTATTGTGTGAAATCCAACATGGATTCTGTGATATAAACAGTTTTAGAGGAAAAAACAAGttgtcttttcaaagaaattGATATCAAGtgtgcatacatatacatatacataaacacacagaGAATAAGTTACAGGTATTTCAAAAGTAATAATACTTATTCATAGTGAGCATACCGAAATAATTAGCAATTTAGAATAAGAACTTGTAACCCTAAAATATAGAATGAACTGATAAAAATTAAAGGCAATCAATGACCTATCATTAATCAAAGAATAATTTGTTCCTATTTTCAATGAATTCCTTAAGAAGACCTGAAGATGTGGAGCATAACACAATactatttaacagaaaaaaaaaggaatatattctTTCTTCATGCTCTCAAGTGAGTTCAAGTTGCTGCAAATAAGCACAATAGTTGTTAATAAGCCCAGTCTATTTTCTGCAAAGCCCTGACTCTCAGCTAAAGACATCACTCCTTCTGTTTCTAGCATCTTCCCTGACTAACAATAGTGAAGGACAAAGCAAGTGCAATTCGCCCTAATGGTCTTGGCAGCAGGAGTCGTTCCTTGTGACTCTGGTCTGACTCTGTACTTTTGTTTTGGTGACTGACCCTATTGATCTTCCTAGCATCAAGGTTCTTCCTAGTATCACAAATCTGGCATATGCACGGCACTCTTCTTaacatgcttttaaatttttaat contains:
- the LOC103303489 gene encoding olfactory receptor 52P1-like, with product MTDNSTQAYISSFFLVGIPGLEDFHCWFGIPVCLLLVLALLGNSIIILTIKLEPSLHQPMYFFLCMLAMNDLALAFSVAPKMLGIFWLEAHGIDFNICLAQMYFIHTFCIIDSALLVAMAFDRYVAICIPLRYTTILTTTMVIKMGLGSMTRATLMVLPCPLLIKRLPYYTQNVINHTYCEHMAVVKLASANTLINRAYGISVALSVMVLDLGLIAISYIKILQAVFQLSSQNARSKALGTCAAHVCTMLAFYTPALFSFLTHRIGRKVPPSVHIIFASLYLLVPPTVNPLVYGVKTKQIRDRVMGLFFPNKKIYEK